Proteins encoded together in one Chrysemys picta bellii isolate R12L10 chromosome 22, ASM1138683v2, whole genome shotgun sequence window:
- the LOC101943530 gene encoding pleckstrin homology domain-containing family A member 3-like isoform X1, with protein sequence MEGALLKWTNYLSGWQPRYFVLDSGILSYYDSQDDVGKGSKGSIKMAVCEIKVHPTDPTRMELVIPGEQYFYLKAGGAAERQKWLVALGSSKACLGESRSQKDKDMHLSSESLGRKLSELRLYCDVLTQQVLDVQESTRPQDNGSPLDIEKMNEASSLLRATCSQFISTLEECMKFANARLAPELYQPSPAPLPQDFVGTKLPHSHRVRRSLSHTGIVSPDRGAEAPRPPVPPQKGAVTVVRNLEEMVMFRSQHWSQQGPVPDSPVGTIVEEREEAPLPTQGSPAESDGSDKRK encoded by the exons ATGGAGGGAGCGTTATTGAAATGGACCAACTACCTCTCGG GTTGGCAGCCACGATACTTTGTCCTGGACAGCGGCATCCTGTCCTACTATGACTCTCAGGACGACGTGGGCAAAGGCAGCAAGGGCAGCATCAAGATGGCCGTCTGTGAGATCAAAG TGCACCCCACCGACCCCACGCGCATGGAGCTGGTGATTCCAGGGGAGCAGTATTTCTACCTGaaggcagggggtgctgcagagagGCAGAAGTGGCTGGTGGCCCTGGGCAGCTCTAAAGCCTGTTTGGGTGAGAGCAGGAGCCAGAAGGACAAAG ACATGCACCTGAGCAGCGAGTCCCTGGGCCGGAAGCTGTCGGAGCTACGGCTGTACTGCGACGTGCTGACTCAGCAAGTCTTGGACGTCCAGGAGTCCACGCGGCCCCAGGACAACGGCTCCCCGCTTGATATTGAG AAGATGAACGAAGCCtcctccctgctcagagccacctgcAGCCAGTTCATCTCCACGCTGGAGGAGTGCATGAAATTCGCCAACGCCCGCCTGGCACCTGAGCTCTACCAGCCCTCGccggcccccctgccccaggacttcGTGGGCACCAAGCTCCCGCACTCCCATAGA GTGAGACGTTCCCTCAGCCATACGGGCATCGTGTCCCCCGACAG AGGGGCGGAGGCGCCCCGGCCCCCGGTTCCACCACAGAAGGGCGCCGTGACGGTGGTGCGCAACCTGGAGGAGATGGTGATGTTCCGCTCGCAGCACTGGAGCCAGCAGGGCCCCGTACCGGATAGCCCTGTCGGCACCAtcgtggaggagagggaag AGGCACCGCTGCCCACACAAGGGTCCCCGGCGGAATCGGATGGCAGTGACAAGCGGAAGTGA
- the TARBP2 gene encoding RISC-loading complex subunit TARBP2 isoform X3, with protein sequence MLEPAASEESSSPFSLEPLSQLSTAAAPAAPILPAASPRSSQMEVKSPVSPQQSECNPVGALQELVVQKGWRLPEYTVTQESGPAHRKEFTMTCRVERFIEIGSGTSKKLAKRNAAAKMLVRIHNVPMDQREGSEAEVEEDQFSITVGNKLDSLKGRLSACTWDSLRNSAGEKILHLKSHPLGALNAGFCSLLQELSEEQSFDISYLDIDEMSLSGLYQCLVELSTQPTTVCHGSAASRAAARSAAARNALQYLKIMAGGK encoded by the exons ATGCTGGAGCCAGCAGCATCGGAGGAATCCAG ctctcctttctcCCTAGAGCCCCTTTCTCAGCTCAGCACTGCGGCGGCCCCCGCAGCACCCATCTTGCCTGCCGCCTCTCCCAG AAGCTCACAGATGGAGGTGAAGTCGCCCGTCTCGCCCCAGCAGTCGGAGTGTAACCCCGTGGGGGCGCTGCAG GAGCTGGTGGTTCAGAAGGGCTGGAGGCTGCCGGAATACACCGTCACCCAGGAGTCGGGGCCTGCCCACCGCAAGGAATTCACCATGACCTGCCGGGTCGAGAGGTTCATCGAAATAG ggaGCGGCACCTCCAAGAAGCTGGCCAAGCGTAACGCGGCAGCCAAGATGTTGGTGCGAATCCACAATGTGCCCATGGACCAGCGGGAGGGCAGCGAGGCCGAGGTGGAGGAGGACCAGTTCTCCATT accgTGGGGAACAAGCTGGACAGCCTGAAGGGCCGGCTCTCGGCCTGCACCTGGGACTCGCTGCGCAACTCGGCCGGTGAGAAGATCCTGCATCTCAAGAGCCACCCGCTGGGGGCGCTCAACGCCGGCTTCTGCAGCCTCCTGCAGGAGCTCTCCGAGGAGCAGAGCTTCGACATCAGCTACCTGGACATCG ACGAGATGAGCCTGAGCGGCCTGTACCAGTGCCTGGTGGAGCTGTCCACGCAGCCAACCACGGTGTGCCACGGCTCTGCCGCCTCCCGTGCCGCCGCCCGCTCCGCCGCCGCCCGCAACGCCCTGCAGTACCTCAAGATCATGGCGGGAGGCAAATGA
- the LOC101943530 gene encoding pleckstrin homology domain-containing family A member 3-like isoform X4, which translates to MQGENRLCYLSTGNSPSDCLVPAVHPTDPTRMELVIPGEQYFYLKAGGAAERQKWLVALGSSKACLGESRSQKDKDMHLSSESLGRKLSELRLYCDVLTQQVLDVQESTRPQDNGSPLDIEMNEASSLLRATCSQFISTLEECMKFANARLAPELYQPSPAPLPQDFVGTKLPHSHRVRRSLSHTGIVSPDRGAEAPRPPVPPQKGAVTVVRNLEEMVMFRSQHWSQQGPVPDSPVGTIVEEREEAPLPTQGSPAESDGSDKRK; encoded by the exons ATGCAAGGTGAGAACAGACTCTGCTACCTGAGCACTGGGAACTCGCCCAGCGACTGTCTTGTCCCTGCAGTGCACCCCACCGACCCCACGCGCATGGAGCTGGTGATTCCAGGGGAGCAGTATTTCTACCTGaaggcagggggtgctgcagagagGCAGAAGTGGCTGGTGGCCCTGGGCAGCTCTAAAGCCTGTTTGGGTGAGAGCAGGAGCCAGAAGGACAAAG ACATGCACCTGAGCAGCGAGTCCCTGGGCCGGAAGCTGTCGGAGCTACGGCTGTACTGCGACGTGCTGACTCAGCAAGTCTTGGACGTCCAGGAGTCCACGCGGCCCCAGGACAACGGCTCCCCGCTTGATATTGAG ATGAACGAAGCCtcctccctgctcagagccacctgcAGCCAGTTCATCTCCACGCTGGAGGAGTGCATGAAATTCGCCAACGCCCGCCTGGCACCTGAGCTCTACCAGCCCTCGccggcccccctgccccaggacttcGTGGGCACCAAGCTCCCGCACTCCCATAGA GTGAGACGTTCCCTCAGCCATACGGGCATCGTGTCCCCCGACAG AGGGGCGGAGGCGCCCCGGCCCCCGGTTCCACCACAGAAGGGCGCCGTGACGGTGGTGCGCAACCTGGAGGAGATGGTGATGTTCCGCTCGCAGCACTGGAGCCAGCAGGGCCCCGTACCGGATAGCCCTGTCGGCACCAtcgtggaggagagggaag AGGCACCGCTGCCCACACAAGGGTCCCCGGCGGAATCGGATGGCAGTGACAAGCGGAAGTGA
- the TARBP2 gene encoding RISC-loading complex subunit TARBP2 isoform X4, whose protein sequence is MSEEEEACGTRKSGGFPSIEQMLASNPGKTPISLLQEYGTRIGKTPVYDLLKAEGQAHQPNFTFRVTVGDISCTGQGPSKKAAKHKAAEVALKLLKGGNMLEPAASEESSSPFSLEPLSQLSTAAAPAAPILPAASPRSSQMEVKSPVSPQQSECNPVGALQELVVQKGWRLPEYTVTQESGPAHRKEFTMTCRVERFIEIGSGTSKKLAKRNAAAKMLVRIHNVPMDQREGSEAEVEEDQFSITVGNKLDSLKGRLSACTWDSLRNSAGEKILHLKSHPLGALNAGFCSLLQELSEEQSFDISYLDIDEMSLSGLYQCLVELSTQPTTVCHGSAASRAAARSAAARNALQYLKIMAGGK, encoded by the exons atgagtgaggaggaggaggcctgTGGGACCAGGAAGAGTGGCGGGTTCCCCAG TATAGAGCAAATGCTTGCCTCCAATCCTGGAAAGACCCCGATCAGCCTTCTCCAGGAGTATGGGACAAGAATAGGCAAGACGCCCGTGTATGATCTACTCAAAGCCGAGGGACAAGCGCATCAGCCCAACTTCACCTTCCGAGTGACTGTCGGGGACATCAGCTGCACTG GTCAAGGCCCAAGCAAGAAGGCCGCCAAGCACAAGGCAGCAGAGGTGGCCCTAAAGCTCCTGAAAGGGGGAAATATGCTGGAGCCAGCAGCATCGGAGGAATCCAG ctctcctttctcCCTAGAGCCCCTTTCTCAGCTCAGCACTGCGGCGGCCCCCGCAGCACCCATCTTGCCTGCCGCCTCTCCCAG AAGCTCACAGATGGAGGTGAAGTCGCCCGTCTCGCCCCAGCAGTCGGAGTGTAACCCCGTGGGGGCGCTGCAG GAGCTGGTGGTTCAGAAGGGCTGGAGGCTGCCGGAATACACCGTCACCCAGGAGTCGGGGCCTGCCCACCGCAAGGAATTCACCATGACCTGCCGGGTCGAGAGGTTCATCGAAATAG ggaGCGGCACCTCCAAGAAGCTGGCCAAGCGTAACGCGGCAGCCAAGATGTTGGTGCGAATCCACAATGTGCCCATGGACCAGCGGGAGGGCAGCGAGGCCGAGGTGGAGGAGGACCAGTTCTCCATT accgTGGGGAACAAGCTGGACAGCCTGAAGGGCCGGCTCTCGGCCTGCACCTGGGACTCGCTGCGCAACTCGGCCGGTGAGAAGATCCTGCATCTCAAGAGCCACCCGCTGGGGGCGCTCAACGCCGGCTTCTGCAGCCTCCTGCAGGAGCTCTCCGAGGAGCAGAGCTTCGACATCAGCTACCTGGACATCG ACGAGATGAGCCTGAGCGGCCTGTACCAGTGCCTGGTGGAGCTGTCCACGCAGCCAACCACGGTGTGCCACGGCTCTGCCGCCTCCCGTGCCGCCGCCCGCTCCGCCGCCGCCCGCAACGCCCTGCAGTACCTCAAGATCATGGCGGGAGGCAAATGA
- the LOC101943530 gene encoding pleckstrin homology domain-containing family A member 3-like isoform X6, whose amino-acid sequence MEGALLKWTNYLSGWQPRYFVLDSGILSYYDSQDDVGKGSKGSIKMAVCEIKDMHLSSESLGRKLSELRLYCDVLTQQVLDVQESTRPQDNGSPLDIEMNEASSLLRATCSQFISTLEECMKFANARLAPELYQPSPAPLPQDFVGTKLPHSHRVRRSLSHTGIVSPDRGAEAPRPPVPPQKGAVTVVRNLEEMVMFRSQHWSQQGPVPDSPVGTIVEEREEAPLPTQGSPAESDGSDKRK is encoded by the exons ATGGAGGGAGCGTTATTGAAATGGACCAACTACCTCTCGG GTTGGCAGCCACGATACTTTGTCCTGGACAGCGGCATCCTGTCCTACTATGACTCTCAGGACGACGTGGGCAAAGGCAGCAAGGGCAGCATCAAGATGGCCGTCTGTGAGATCAAAG ACATGCACCTGAGCAGCGAGTCCCTGGGCCGGAAGCTGTCGGAGCTACGGCTGTACTGCGACGTGCTGACTCAGCAAGTCTTGGACGTCCAGGAGTCCACGCGGCCCCAGGACAACGGCTCCCCGCTTGATATTGAG ATGAACGAAGCCtcctccctgctcagagccacctgcAGCCAGTTCATCTCCACGCTGGAGGAGTGCATGAAATTCGCCAACGCCCGCCTGGCACCTGAGCTCTACCAGCCCTCGccggcccccctgccccaggacttcGTGGGCACCAAGCTCCCGCACTCCCATAGA GTGAGACGTTCCCTCAGCCATACGGGCATCGTGTCCCCCGACAG AGGGGCGGAGGCGCCCCGGCCCCCGGTTCCACCACAGAAGGGCGCCGTGACGGTGGTGCGCAACCTGGAGGAGATGGTGATGTTCCGCTCGCAGCACTGGAGCCAGCAGGGCCCCGTACCGGATAGCCCTGTCGGCACCAtcgtggaggagagggaag AGGCACCGCTGCCCACACAAGGGTCCCCGGCGGAATCGGATGGCAGTGACAAGCGGAAGTGA
- the LOC101943530 gene encoding pleckstrin homology domain-containing family A member 3-like isoform X2, producing the protein MEGALLKWTNYLSGWQPRYFVLDSGILSYYDSQDDVGKGSKGSIKMAVCEIKVHPTDPTRMELVIPGEQYFYLKAGGAAERQKWLVALGSSKACLGESRSQKDKDMHLSSESLGRKLSELRLYCDVLTQQVLDVQESTRPQDNGSPLDIEMNEASSLLRATCSQFISTLEECMKFANARLAPELYQPSPAPLPQDFVGTKLPHSHRVRRSLSHTGIVSPDRGAEAPRPPVPPQKGAVTVVRNLEEMVMFRSQHWSQQGPVPDSPVGTIVEEREEAPLPTQGSPAESDGSDKRK; encoded by the exons ATGGAGGGAGCGTTATTGAAATGGACCAACTACCTCTCGG GTTGGCAGCCACGATACTTTGTCCTGGACAGCGGCATCCTGTCCTACTATGACTCTCAGGACGACGTGGGCAAAGGCAGCAAGGGCAGCATCAAGATGGCCGTCTGTGAGATCAAAG TGCACCCCACCGACCCCACGCGCATGGAGCTGGTGATTCCAGGGGAGCAGTATTTCTACCTGaaggcagggggtgctgcagagagGCAGAAGTGGCTGGTGGCCCTGGGCAGCTCTAAAGCCTGTTTGGGTGAGAGCAGGAGCCAGAAGGACAAAG ACATGCACCTGAGCAGCGAGTCCCTGGGCCGGAAGCTGTCGGAGCTACGGCTGTACTGCGACGTGCTGACTCAGCAAGTCTTGGACGTCCAGGAGTCCACGCGGCCCCAGGACAACGGCTCCCCGCTTGATATTGAG ATGAACGAAGCCtcctccctgctcagagccacctgcAGCCAGTTCATCTCCACGCTGGAGGAGTGCATGAAATTCGCCAACGCCCGCCTGGCACCTGAGCTCTACCAGCCCTCGccggcccccctgccccaggacttcGTGGGCACCAAGCTCCCGCACTCCCATAGA GTGAGACGTTCCCTCAGCCATACGGGCATCGTGTCCCCCGACAG AGGGGCGGAGGCGCCCCGGCCCCCGGTTCCACCACAGAAGGGCGCCGTGACGGTGGTGCGCAACCTGGAGGAGATGGTGATGTTCCGCTCGCAGCACTGGAGCCAGCAGGGCCCCGTACCGGATAGCCCTGTCGGCACCAtcgtggaggagagggaag AGGCACCGCTGCCCACACAAGGGTCCCCGGCGGAATCGGATGGCAGTGACAAGCGGAAGTGA
- the LOC101943530 gene encoding pleckstrin homology domain-containing family A member 3-like isoform X5, producing the protein MEGALLKWTNYLSGWQPRYFVLDSGILSYYDSQDDVGKGSKGSIKMAVCEIKDMHLSSESLGRKLSELRLYCDVLTQQVLDVQESTRPQDNGSPLDIEKMNEASSLLRATCSQFISTLEECMKFANARLAPELYQPSPAPLPQDFVGTKLPHSHRVRRSLSHTGIVSPDRGAEAPRPPVPPQKGAVTVVRNLEEMVMFRSQHWSQQGPVPDSPVGTIVEEREEAPLPTQGSPAESDGSDKRK; encoded by the exons ATGGAGGGAGCGTTATTGAAATGGACCAACTACCTCTCGG GTTGGCAGCCACGATACTTTGTCCTGGACAGCGGCATCCTGTCCTACTATGACTCTCAGGACGACGTGGGCAAAGGCAGCAAGGGCAGCATCAAGATGGCCGTCTGTGAGATCAAAG ACATGCACCTGAGCAGCGAGTCCCTGGGCCGGAAGCTGTCGGAGCTACGGCTGTACTGCGACGTGCTGACTCAGCAAGTCTTGGACGTCCAGGAGTCCACGCGGCCCCAGGACAACGGCTCCCCGCTTGATATTGAG AAGATGAACGAAGCCtcctccctgctcagagccacctgcAGCCAGTTCATCTCCACGCTGGAGGAGTGCATGAAATTCGCCAACGCCCGCCTGGCACCTGAGCTCTACCAGCCCTCGccggcccccctgccccaggacttcGTGGGCACCAAGCTCCCGCACTCCCATAGA GTGAGACGTTCCCTCAGCCATACGGGCATCGTGTCCCCCGACAG AGGGGCGGAGGCGCCCCGGCCCCCGGTTCCACCACAGAAGGGCGCCGTGACGGTGGTGCGCAACCTGGAGGAGATGGTGATGTTCCGCTCGCAGCACTGGAGCCAGCAGGGCCCCGTACCGGATAGCCCTGTCGGCACCAtcgtggaggagagggaag AGGCACCGCTGCCCACACAAGGGTCCCCGGCGGAATCGGATGGCAGTGACAAGCGGAAGTGA
- the TARBP2 gene encoding RISC-loading complex subunit TARBP2 isoform X1 gives MLASNPGKTPISLLQEYGTRIGKTPVYDLLKAEGQAHQPNFTFRVTVGDISCTGQGPSKKAAKHKAAEVALKLLKGGNMLEPAASEESSSPFSLEPLSQLSTAAAPAAPILPAASPRSSQMEVKSPVSPQQSECNPVGALQELVVQKGWRLPEYTVTQESGPAHRKEFTMTCRVERFIEIGSGTSKKLAKRNAAAKMLVRIHNVPMDQREGSEAEVEEDQFSITVGNKLDSLKGRLSACTWDSLRNSAGEKILHLKSHPLGALNAGFCSLLQELSEEQSFDISYLDIDEMSLSGLYQCLVELSTQPTTVCHGSAASRAAARSAAARNALQYLKIMAGGK, from the exons ATGCTTGCCTCCAATCCTGGAAAGACCCCGATCAGCCTTCTCCAGGAGTATGGGACAAGAATAGGCAAGACGCCCGTGTATGATCTACTCAAAGCCGAGGGACAAGCGCATCAGCCCAACTTCACCTTCCGAGTGACTGTCGGGGACATCAGCTGCACTG GTCAAGGCCCAAGCAAGAAGGCCGCCAAGCACAAGGCAGCAGAGGTGGCCCTAAAGCTCCTGAAAGGGGGAAATATGCTGGAGCCAGCAGCATCGGAGGAATCCAG ctctcctttctcCCTAGAGCCCCTTTCTCAGCTCAGCACTGCGGCGGCCCCCGCAGCACCCATCTTGCCTGCCGCCTCTCCCAG AAGCTCACAGATGGAGGTGAAGTCGCCCGTCTCGCCCCAGCAGTCGGAGTGTAACCCCGTGGGGGCGCTGCAG GAGCTGGTGGTTCAGAAGGGCTGGAGGCTGCCGGAATACACCGTCACCCAGGAGTCGGGGCCTGCCCACCGCAAGGAATTCACCATGACCTGCCGGGTCGAGAGGTTCATCGAAATAG ggaGCGGCACCTCCAAGAAGCTGGCCAAGCGTAACGCGGCAGCCAAGATGTTGGTGCGAATCCACAATGTGCCCATGGACCAGCGGGAGGGCAGCGAGGCCGAGGTGGAGGAGGACCAGTTCTCCATT accgTGGGGAACAAGCTGGACAGCCTGAAGGGCCGGCTCTCGGCCTGCACCTGGGACTCGCTGCGCAACTCGGCCGGTGAGAAGATCCTGCATCTCAAGAGCCACCCGCTGGGGGCGCTCAACGCCGGCTTCTGCAGCCTCCTGCAGGAGCTCTCCGAGGAGCAGAGCTTCGACATCAGCTACCTGGACATCG ACGAGATGAGCCTGAGCGGCCTGTACCAGTGCCTGGTGGAGCTGTCCACGCAGCCAACCACGGTGTGCCACGGCTCTGCCGCCTCCCGTGCCGCCGCCCGCTCCGCCGCCGCCCGCAACGCCCTGCAGTACCTCAAGATCATGGCGGGAGGCAAATGA
- the LOC101943530 gene encoding pleckstrin homology domain-containing family A member 3-like isoform X3 has translation MQGENRLCYLSTGNSPSDCLVPAVHPTDPTRMELVIPGEQYFYLKAGGAAERQKWLVALGSSKACLGESRSQKDKDMHLSSESLGRKLSELRLYCDVLTQQVLDVQESTRPQDNGSPLDIEKMNEASSLLRATCSQFISTLEECMKFANARLAPELYQPSPAPLPQDFVGTKLPHSHRVRRSLSHTGIVSPDRGAEAPRPPVPPQKGAVTVVRNLEEMVMFRSQHWSQQGPVPDSPVGTIVEEREEAPLPTQGSPAESDGSDKRK, from the exons ATGCAAGGTGAGAACAGACTCTGCTACCTGAGCACTGGGAACTCGCCCAGCGACTGTCTTGTCCCTGCAGTGCACCCCACCGACCCCACGCGCATGGAGCTGGTGATTCCAGGGGAGCAGTATTTCTACCTGaaggcagggggtgctgcagagagGCAGAAGTGGCTGGTGGCCCTGGGCAGCTCTAAAGCCTGTTTGGGTGAGAGCAGGAGCCAGAAGGACAAAG ACATGCACCTGAGCAGCGAGTCCCTGGGCCGGAAGCTGTCGGAGCTACGGCTGTACTGCGACGTGCTGACTCAGCAAGTCTTGGACGTCCAGGAGTCCACGCGGCCCCAGGACAACGGCTCCCCGCTTGATATTGAG AAGATGAACGAAGCCtcctccctgctcagagccacctgcAGCCAGTTCATCTCCACGCTGGAGGAGTGCATGAAATTCGCCAACGCCCGCCTGGCACCTGAGCTCTACCAGCCCTCGccggcccccctgccccaggacttcGTGGGCACCAAGCTCCCGCACTCCCATAGA GTGAGACGTTCCCTCAGCCATACGGGCATCGTGTCCCCCGACAG AGGGGCGGAGGCGCCCCGGCCCCCGGTTCCACCACAGAAGGGCGCCGTGACGGTGGTGCGCAACCTGGAGGAGATGGTGATGTTCCGCTCGCAGCACTGGAGCCAGCAGGGCCCCGTACCGGATAGCCCTGTCGGCACCAtcgtggaggagagggaag AGGCACCGCTGCCCACACAAGGGTCCCCGGCGGAATCGGATGGCAGTGACAAGCGGAAGTGA
- the NPFF gene encoding pro-FMRFamide-related neuropeptide FF → MDTRLALLLALLSGTVTTGQCLEGGSVSKETLVDEPDSYLERLSDLLQESADRAPRPLSDERPPGTLLRSLLYTLQRPGRSPSFLFQPQRFGRETRGSWGGEGRLSQRGWDSMASQFWSMAVPQRFGKKK, encoded by the exons ATGGACACGCGCCTGGcgctgctgctggccctgctctcgGGCACCGTGACGACGGGCCAGTGCCTGGAAGGAGGGAGCGTGTCCAAGGAGACCCTGGTGGACGAGCCCGACAGCTACCTAGAGAGACTCTCCGACTTGCTG CAGGAGAGTGCGGATCGTGCCCCTCGGCCCCTCTCTGACGAGCGCCCGCCGGGCACCCTGCTTCGCTCGCTGCTCTACACCCTGCAGCGACCCGGACGCAGCCCCTCCTTCCTGTTCCAGCCCCAAAG GTTTGGCCGAGAGACCCGGGGGAGCTGGGGCGGTGAGGGCCGGCTTAGCCAGCGTGGCTGGGACTCCATGGCCTCCCAGTTCTGGAGCATGGCTGTGCCCCAGCGCTTCGGGAAGAAGAAGTGA
- the TARBP2 gene encoding RISC-loading complex subunit TARBP2 isoform X2 codes for MSQDASGVPVCVSRVCGIEQMLASNPGKTPISLLQEYGTRIGKTPVYDLLKAEGQAHQPNFTFRVTVGDISCTGQGPSKKAAKHKAAEVALKLLKGGNMLEPAASEESSSPFSLEPLSQLSTAAAPAAPILPAASPRSSQMEVKSPVSPQQSECNPVGALQELVVQKGWRLPEYTVTQESGPAHRKEFTMTCRVERFIEIGSGTSKKLAKRNAAAKMLVRIHNVPMDQREGSEAEVEEDQFSITVGNKLDSLKGRLSACTWDSLRNSAGEKILHLKSHPLGALNAGFCSLLQELSEEQSFDISYLDIDEMSLSGLYQCLVELSTQPTTVCHGSAASRAAARSAAARNALQYLKIMAGGK; via the exons ATGTCCCAGGATGCATCGGGGGTACCAGTGTGCGTCTCACGCGTTTGTGG TATAGAGCAAATGCTTGCCTCCAATCCTGGAAAGACCCCGATCAGCCTTCTCCAGGAGTATGGGACAAGAATAGGCAAGACGCCCGTGTATGATCTACTCAAAGCCGAGGGACAAGCGCATCAGCCCAACTTCACCTTCCGAGTGACTGTCGGGGACATCAGCTGCACTG GTCAAGGCCCAAGCAAGAAGGCCGCCAAGCACAAGGCAGCAGAGGTGGCCCTAAAGCTCCTGAAAGGGGGAAATATGCTGGAGCCAGCAGCATCGGAGGAATCCAG ctctcctttctcCCTAGAGCCCCTTTCTCAGCTCAGCACTGCGGCGGCCCCCGCAGCACCCATCTTGCCTGCCGCCTCTCCCAG AAGCTCACAGATGGAGGTGAAGTCGCCCGTCTCGCCCCAGCAGTCGGAGTGTAACCCCGTGGGGGCGCTGCAG GAGCTGGTGGTTCAGAAGGGCTGGAGGCTGCCGGAATACACCGTCACCCAGGAGTCGGGGCCTGCCCACCGCAAGGAATTCACCATGACCTGCCGGGTCGAGAGGTTCATCGAAATAG ggaGCGGCACCTCCAAGAAGCTGGCCAAGCGTAACGCGGCAGCCAAGATGTTGGTGCGAATCCACAATGTGCCCATGGACCAGCGGGAGGGCAGCGAGGCCGAGGTGGAGGAGGACCAGTTCTCCATT accgTGGGGAACAAGCTGGACAGCCTGAAGGGCCGGCTCTCGGCCTGCACCTGGGACTCGCTGCGCAACTCGGCCGGTGAGAAGATCCTGCATCTCAAGAGCCACCCGCTGGGGGCGCTCAACGCCGGCTTCTGCAGCCTCCTGCAGGAGCTCTCCGAGGAGCAGAGCTTCGACATCAGCTACCTGGACATCG ACGAGATGAGCCTGAGCGGCCTGTACCAGTGCCTGGTGGAGCTGTCCACGCAGCCAACCACGGTGTGCCACGGCTCTGCCGCCTCCCGTGCCGCCGCCCGCTCCGCCGCCGCCCGCAACGCCCTGCAGTACCTCAAGATCATGGCGGGAGGCAAATGA